The following coding sequences lie in one Oncorhynchus kisutch isolate 150728-3 linkage group LG3, Okis_V2, whole genome shotgun sequence genomic window:
- the LOC109871425 gene encoding serine/threonine kinase-like domain-containing protein STKLD1 isoform X2, with product MDDYMILDAMCPGCFGTVLFVKERTSDLEFTLKKVECLDEGRANQAYQEVSSVFLSMVMDCPYMTTLSTAVTYHRQEEKKIKKKVIKTFLGQMVDALAYLHKRSIAHRNLKPSNILITKEAKFVICDFGTASITGDRVKLHKRVKDCAKRWMAPESLTHHQMPEKSDIWSLGCVLLDMLTCHMLDVEGSISQLLRIREDQTSLNVIVLKGLHQVLTMMLDRNPKTRTSVWELVNEDLVKHCLLLCGSPLHAMKKTLPPGVHGLPFHQGFDSVLEFMQTYRDVESVQMSALSYLLSEEGNVFYRVTDVVIAVTTAMQSHMDCAGVQQNGCQVLHQRLIAVLGQAGDGSCLLTKEVITCVLNAVHSHPEKAPLLSHAFQLLFCITGDEQAARDVLDLDGIREVLNTLRKFPEDCDIVVPCCKCLWSVLTQRLCLGAVPLKDAVEAVCVAAEAHMQDSTVMESVCAALSSLTLQGLSEDQDIEDSTLLLMHALQAHLKHSYVVKYAFLALDSLVKSSELAAFRLLLAPNGGSGLAIVKEAELQHHDNPEIVGSFCSLLSAMARYGDVIPELVAEKIPDVLEQIERQFSSNKEIAQLAKHALHSTTSFGRVNMTSST from the exons ATGGACGATTATATG ATTTTGGATGCAATGTGCCCCGGATGCTTTGggacagttctatttgtgaaggAAAGAACGTCTGATCTGGAGTTTACACTAAAGAAG GTTGAGTGTTTGGATGAAGGCAGAGCCAACCAAGCATACCAGGAG GTATCTTCTGTCTTTCTTTCAATGGTAATGGACTGCCCATACATGACAACCCTGTCCACTGCGGTCACTTATCACAGACAGGAGGAAAAGAAGATAAAAAAAAAG GTCATCAAGACATTTTTGGGACAAATGGTGGATGCTTTGGCCTACTTGCACAAACGGAGTATTGCTCACAG GAATTTGAAGCCATCAAATATTCTGATCACAAAAGAGGCCAAGTTTGTCATATGTGATTTTGGAACTGCCTCCATCACAGGAGATAGAGTAAAGTTACACAAAAGAGTAAAGGATT GTGCCAAACGATGGATGGCTCCAGAGAGCCTGACCCATCATCAGATGCCTGAGAAGTCCGACATTTGGTCCCTGGGGTGTGTCCTTCTCGACATGCTGACCTGTCACATGCTTGAT GTGGAGGGATCTATCTCTCAGCTGCTGAGGATCAGAGAGGACCAGACATCACTGAATGTCATTGTCCTCAAGGGCCTCCACCAAGTCCTCACTATGATGTTGGACCGCAACCCAAAGACCAGGACCAGCGTGTG GGAACTGGTGAATGAGGATCTGGTGAAGCATTGTCTGCTGTTGTGTGGCTCCCCTCTACACGCCATGAAGAAAACACTGCCCCCTGGTGTCCATGGACTGCCATTCCACCAAGGCTTTGACAGTGTGCTCG AGTTCATGCAGACCTACAGAGATGTGGAATCTGTCCAGATGTCAGCTCTGTCATACCTGCTGTCTGAGGAAGGGAATG TATTCTACAGGGTAACTGACGTTGTTATAGCCGTCACCACTGCCATGCAAAGTCACATGGACTGTGCAGGTGTTCAGCAAAATGGTTGCCAGGTCCTACACCAGCGTTTAATTGCAG TGCTGGGCCAAGCTGGGGATGGCTCCTGTCTGCTTACCAAGGAAGTGATCACCTGTGTCCTGAACGCCGTGCACAGTCACCCTGAGAAAGCACCACTGCTCTCTCATGCCTTTCAGCTTCTCTTCTGTATCACCGGGGATG AGCAGGCAGCCAGAGATGTGCTGGACCTGGACGGTATCAGAGAGGTGCTGAACACACTGAGGAAGTTTCCAGAGGATTGTGACATTGTCGTGCCCTGTTGCAAATGCTTATGGAGCGTACTGACACAAA GACTTTGCCTTGGAGCTGTACCTTTGAAAGATGCtgtggaggctgtgtgtgtggcagcaGAGGCACACATGCAGGACAGCACAGTGATGGAGTCTGTGTGTGCAGCCCTGTCGTCCCTGACCCTACAAG GTTTATCTGAAGACCAGGACATTGAGGATTCCACCCTTCTGTTGATGCACGCACTCCAAGCACATTTAAAGCATAGCTATGTGGTGAAGTATGCTTTCCTTGCTCTGGACAGTCTTGTCAAAAGCTCAG AGTTGGCTGCTTTCAGGCTTCTCCTCGCCCCCAATGGAGGAAGTGGATTAGCTATTGTCAAGGAAGCAGAACTCCAACACCATGACAACCCAGAGATCGTAGGGAGCTTTTGTAGCCTCCTCAGTGCTATGGCCCGTTATG GTGATGTCATACCCGAGTTAGTTGCTGAGAAGATACCAGATGTCTTGGAGCAGATTGAGAGGCAGTTTTCATCAAATAAG GAGATAGCTCAATTGGCAAAACATGCCCTCCACAGCACAACAAGCTTTGGAAGAGTCAACATGACAAGCTCAACATAA
- the LOC109871425 gene encoding serine/threonine kinase-like domain-containing protein STKLD1 isoform X1 → MDDYMILDAMCPGCFGTVLFVKERTSDLEFTLKKVECLDEGRANQAYQEAHCLLNVRHPNIVTYKKLFIFWDESVSSVFLSMVMDCPYMTTLSTAVTYHRQEEKKIKKKVIKTFLGQMVDALAYLHKRSIAHRNLKPSNILITKEAKFVICDFGTASITGDRVKLHKRVKDCAKRWMAPESLTHHQMPEKSDIWSLGCVLLDMLTCHMLDVEGSISQLLRIREDQTSLNVIVLKGLHQVLTMMLDRNPKTRTSVWELVNEDLVKHCLLLCGSPLHAMKKTLPPGVHGLPFHQGFDSVLEFMQTYRDVESVQMSALSYLLSEEGNVFYRVTDVVIAVTTAMQSHMDCAGVQQNGCQVLHQRLIAVLGQAGDGSCLLTKEVITCVLNAVHSHPEKAPLLSHAFQLLFCITGDEQAARDVLDLDGIREVLNTLRKFPEDCDIVVPCCKCLWSVLTQRLCLGAVPLKDAVEAVCVAAEAHMQDSTVMESVCAALSSLTLQGLSEDQDIEDSTLLLMHALQAHLKHSYVVKYAFLALDSLVKSSELAAFRLLLAPNGGSGLAIVKEAELQHHDNPEIVGSFCSLLSAMARYGDVIPELVAEKIPDVLEQIERQFSSNKEIAQLAKHALHSTTSFGRVNMTSST, encoded by the exons ATGGACGATTATATG ATTTTGGATGCAATGTGCCCCGGATGCTTTGggacagttctatttgtgaaggAAAGAACGTCTGATCTGGAGTTTACACTAAAGAAG GTTGAGTGTTTGGATGAAGGCAGAGCCAACCAAGCATACCAGGAG GCTCATTGTCTGCTGAATGTGAGACATCCCAACATTGTCACGTATAAGAAGTTATTCATTTTTTGGGATGAAAGT GTATCTTCTGTCTTTCTTTCAATGGTAATGGACTGCCCATACATGACAACCCTGTCCACTGCGGTCACTTATCACAGACAGGAGGAAAAGAAGATAAAAAAAAAG GTCATCAAGACATTTTTGGGACAAATGGTGGATGCTTTGGCCTACTTGCACAAACGGAGTATTGCTCACAG GAATTTGAAGCCATCAAATATTCTGATCACAAAAGAGGCCAAGTTTGTCATATGTGATTTTGGAACTGCCTCCATCACAGGAGATAGAGTAAAGTTACACAAAAGAGTAAAGGATT GTGCCAAACGATGGATGGCTCCAGAGAGCCTGACCCATCATCAGATGCCTGAGAAGTCCGACATTTGGTCCCTGGGGTGTGTCCTTCTCGACATGCTGACCTGTCACATGCTTGAT GTGGAGGGATCTATCTCTCAGCTGCTGAGGATCAGAGAGGACCAGACATCACTGAATGTCATTGTCCTCAAGGGCCTCCACCAAGTCCTCACTATGATGTTGGACCGCAACCCAAAGACCAGGACCAGCGTGTG GGAACTGGTGAATGAGGATCTGGTGAAGCATTGTCTGCTGTTGTGTGGCTCCCCTCTACACGCCATGAAGAAAACACTGCCCCCTGGTGTCCATGGACTGCCATTCCACCAAGGCTTTGACAGTGTGCTCG AGTTCATGCAGACCTACAGAGATGTGGAATCTGTCCAGATGTCAGCTCTGTCATACCTGCTGTCTGAGGAAGGGAATG TATTCTACAGGGTAACTGACGTTGTTATAGCCGTCACCACTGCCATGCAAAGTCACATGGACTGTGCAGGTGTTCAGCAAAATGGTTGCCAGGTCCTACACCAGCGTTTAATTGCAG TGCTGGGCCAAGCTGGGGATGGCTCCTGTCTGCTTACCAAGGAAGTGATCACCTGTGTCCTGAACGCCGTGCACAGTCACCCTGAGAAAGCACCACTGCTCTCTCATGCCTTTCAGCTTCTCTTCTGTATCACCGGGGATG AGCAGGCAGCCAGAGATGTGCTGGACCTGGACGGTATCAGAGAGGTGCTGAACACACTGAGGAAGTTTCCAGAGGATTGTGACATTGTCGTGCCCTGTTGCAAATGCTTATGGAGCGTACTGACACAAA GACTTTGCCTTGGAGCTGTACCTTTGAAAGATGCtgtggaggctgtgtgtgtggcagcaGAGGCACACATGCAGGACAGCACAGTGATGGAGTCTGTGTGTGCAGCCCTGTCGTCCCTGACCCTACAAG GTTTATCTGAAGACCAGGACATTGAGGATTCCACCCTTCTGTTGATGCACGCACTCCAAGCACATTTAAAGCATAGCTATGTGGTGAAGTATGCTTTCCTTGCTCTGGACAGTCTTGTCAAAAGCTCAG AGTTGGCTGCTTTCAGGCTTCTCCTCGCCCCCAATGGAGGAAGTGGATTAGCTATTGTCAAGGAAGCAGAACTCCAACACCATGACAACCCAGAGATCGTAGGGAGCTTTTGTAGCCTCCTCAGTGCTATGGCCCGTTATG GTGATGTCATACCCGAGTTAGTTGCTGAGAAGATACCAGATGTCTTGGAGCAGATTGAGAGGCAGTTTTCATCAAATAAG GAGATAGCTCAATTGGCAAAACATGCCCTCCACAGCACAACAAGCTTTGGAAGAGTCAACATGACAAGCTCAACATAA